A stretch of DNA from Candidatus Fermentibacter sp.:
GGGTCCCCCGCCATGTCAGGAACCTATCTGGAAGCGGGCGAAGCGTCTGATTACGACGTTCTCCCCGATCTTCGCGACCAGGGCCTTCCTCACGTCGGCCACCTTGCCGGCGGACGCGTCGTGTATCCACTCCTGGTCGAGGAGGCAGGCCTCCTCGAAATACTTCTCGAGCCTTCCCTCGACGATCTTCTCGATGATCGCCTCGGGCTTGCCCGTCTCGCGGAGCTGGGCCCTGTAGATCTCCTTCTCGCCCTCGACCGTCTCGGGGGGGATGTCCTCCCTGCTGACGGCCACGGGCTCGAATGCCGCGATCTGCATCGCGACCTGCCTGCAGAAGGTCTGGAACTCGGCGGTCCTGGCGACGAAGTCGGTCTCGCAGTTCACCTCGACGAGAACGCCTATGCGCCCGCCGTTGTGGAGATATGCCGACACCGTGCCCTCGTGGGTCTCCCTCTCGGCCTTCTTGGCCGCGACCTTGAGGCCGCGCTCGCGCAGCAGCTTCAGGGCCTCGTCCATGTTGCCGCCGGTTTCCTCGAGGGCCTTCTTGCAGTCCAGGACTCCGCCGCCGCTGATCTGCCTCAGCTCCTTGACCATGCTGGCATCTATGTTCATTCGGTTTCTTCCTTTCCTTCGGCCTCGGCCGGCCTGCCCGCCGCCCGGACCGGATCCCTGCCCTCGTTGCCCAGCAGGCATGCATCCGCCAGGGTGCCCACGAGGAGGGATATCGACTTGATCGCGTCGTCGTTGGCAGGGATGGGATAGTCGACTTCGTGCGGGTTGCAGTTGGTGTCGACGAGCCCGATGCAGGGGATGCCCAGCCGCTTCGATTCGAGGACGGCTATGTGCTCCTTCTTGATGTCGACGACTATGACCGCGCCGGGGAGGTCCCTCATCGACCTGATGCCGCTGAGGTACTTGGCCAGCTTTTCCTGTTCGCGGGACTTCTGCAGCAGCTCGCGCTTGGTGAACCTGGCGGCCGAACCGTCCTTCTCGAAGGCTTCGAGCTCCTCCAGCCTGAGCACGCTCTTGCGCACGGTGGCGAAGTTGGTGAGGGTGCCGCCGAGCCAGCGCTCGGTCATGCTGTGCTGCCCGCACCTCTCGGCGTGCTCCCTGACGCACTCGCGGCCCTGCTTCTTGGTGGCCACGAACAGGACGCTCTTGCCGGAAGAGATGGTGCGGGTGACGAGGTTGACAGCCTCCTCGAGGGTGGAGCGGGTCTTCTCGAGGTCGATGATATGGATCCCGCCGCGGGCCATGAAGATGAACGGCTTCATGGCGGGGTTCCACCTCTTGACCTGGTGGCCGAAGTGCACTCCGGCCTCGAGCATCTCGGGCGTGCTGGGAATCTTCACCTGCAGAGTCCTTTCGGTTGTTCCGCCGGCGGTATGCCGCGGCCGTCCGGGGATACGGACACCATGGCGCGGCTCCTCCCGCCGTGTGTGATATCCGGAGGCCGCCGCCGGGGCAGGATGAGCCGGCCCCGACGGCCACCGCCGGGTTAACGCTTGGAGAACTGGAAGCGCTTGCGGGCCTTCTTCTGCCCGTACTTCTTGCGCTCCACCTCCCTGGGATCGCGGCTGAGCATGCCCTGTGACTTCAGGGAATGCCTGAATTCCGGATTCATGGAGACGAAGGCCCTTGCTATGCCGAGCCTGATCGCCCCGGCCTGTCCCGTGAGGCCGCCTCCGGCCACGTTGATCACGAGGTCGAAGGATTCGCGGCCCTTCACTATGTCCAGGGGCTCGAGCGCGTGCTCGAGCTGCCAGAGATCGCAGAAGAACTCGGCCGGCTCCCTGTGGTTTATCACGACGAGCCCGCGTCCGGGTCTGAGGTAGCACCTGGCGGTAGCCGTCTTCCGCCTGCCCACGCCTATGTACTGCTCCTGCATTTCACCTCCTCCGCTCGTCATGCCCGGGCGTCCAGGGGCTCGGGCTTCTGGGCGGCGTGCGGGTGCACGGGCCCGGAGTAGATCTTGAGCTTCCTGAGCATCGCCCTGCCCAGGATGTTCTTGGGCAGCATGCCCCACACCGCGAGCCTCAGCACCCGGTCGGGATGCTTCTCGGCCATGACCTTGAGTGTGGTGGCCTTCTGTCCGCCCGGGTAGCGGGTGTGCCTGTAGTACACCTTCTGCTCCACCTTGGTGCCGGTGTAGTTCATCTTGTCGGCGTTGATGACGACCACGAAGTCGCCCGTGTCGATGTGGCGGGTGTAGACGGGCTTGTTCTTGCCCTGGAGGACGACGGCGAGATGGGAGGCCAGGCGGCCGAGAGTCTGACCCTCGGCGTCGACCACGAACCAGCGCCGCTCTACCTCGCCCTCTCTGGCGGAGTAGGTTTTCACGGGATATACCTCCACTGAGGCTTCGTTCGAAGCGTGTAAAGGAACCCGGCAGAGCCGGATGGAAAATCGGCGGACAATATGCAAGGCTTTCCCGGCAACCGCAACCTCGGCCCTAGGCCCTCCCGGGCGACTCCTTCCAGGCCGCGTACTTCACGAGGTCCTTCCGCACCATGCTCAGGCACAGCCCGATCACGAAGGCGTCGTCGACGTACCCGAGGAAGGGGATCACGTCGGGCACCACGTCGAAAGGATTGAGGACGTAGAGCAGCGCCACGGCCGCGGCGCCCGCGATCCAGCGCGGGATGGTGCGGTACCTGCCCGAGATGAAGTCGCGCACCAGGGAGACGAGCATCTTCACGTCGCCCAGGACGGCCGCCAGGGGTCCCCTGGACGACTTCCTCTCTATCTCCTCGGCGTTGTCGAGGACGAGTTCCATGTCCTCGCGCGTTACCATGCCGGCCTTCTCGAGCATCTCTTCGCGGGTCATCGGGTCCGGCTCCGAGTTGCTGCGCCCCATTCCGCCACCTCCATCACGACAGGCGCCCGGGATCATGCCCGTAAGATAACCGGCGGGAGCAGGGAGCCGGTATACGGCATCCGGCTTCCGGCTTCCGGATACCGGTCACCGGACACCGTAACCGGACACCGGGTTCCTCAGAGAAGCTCCTGCAGCAGGTCGGGCGTGGCGCAGGACAGCCCGGCCCTGCCCAGGATCCCGGTGACGGGTTCGTCGCACGCCCCGACCACGACGACCAGCCTGTAGCCGCACTTCCATGCCGCGGCCCCCCGCCCGGCCACGGAAAGAGCCCTCTCCACCGCGGGCACCCTGCCGGAGAAGCCCTGCGGGAGCACCGCGGTCATGCCCCTGTGGAAGGGGAGGAACAGTTCGATGCCCGGCCAGGGGTGCAGCCTGAGGGCCCGGGAGAAGCCCAGCGGGGCGAGGACCTCCCATGTCGCGGCCCACACCTTCCGGGGACGCAGGGGATTTCCGGCAAGGACCCCGGCCGCACCGGCGGCCGGGAGCACCGGGGGATCGGCCCATGCCTCCGACCAGGGAGGGGTGCGGGGCTCCTCCGGGGCATCCATGCCCAGGAGCCTGGCTCCGAGGTTGGTCCAGAACGCCAGGGGCTCAGGATCCCTCATCGGAGTCACCCCCCCCGAGCGCCTCCCGCGCGGCCCTCCAGGCCTCGGCGCCCGAGAAGCCGCGCCTGGCGAGAAAGCCCAGGGCCCTGCGGAGCGCAGCCTCCTTCGGGAGGCCTCCGTAGCGGCGCCTCAGCAGGGATATCAGCCCCCCGGCGGACTCCCAGTCGGAGCGCTCGCCGGACACGCGGGCCGCGACCGCGGCCGGAACCCCCCGCTTCACCAGTTCGCGCCCGAGGCCGGCCCGGCCAAGATCGGGCCGGGACTCGGCGAACAGCCTGGCGAACCTCTCGTCGTCCACCCAGCGGTTCTCGACGAAGCGCGAGACGACCGACGAAGCCACCTCCGGCAGGTACCCCCTGCGGGCGAGGTAGGATGCGAGGCTCTTCGCCGTCCGCTCGGAGGTCGAGAGATACCTGGCGGCATCGTCGCCGGCCGGGCCGGCCTGGAGCCTGGCGGCTTCGGCTGACAGGCCTTCCCAGTCCACCTCCGCGCCGGGCTCCACACCCAGTTCCCCGCATTCGCGCGAAGGCAGCGCCACCGAGCGGCCTCCCGCCTCCGCCCTGACCCAGCCCCTGCGCAGGGGCTCTACCGCATCAACTCTCAGGAGCCGCCGCCTTGCCGGGCGCGGGCGCGGCGGCGGGCGCCTTCACCGGAGCGGCATCGCTGCGGAGCGGGAGTTCGTACAGCTTCCGCAGCTCGTTCTCGAGCTTCGACGCCACTTCGCGGTTCTCCTCCAGGAACTTGCGGCTGTTCTCGCGCCCCTGCCCTATCTGGAGGTCGCCGTACGAGTACCACGTGCCGCGCCTCTGCAGCAGGTTCTTCTCGAGCCCGAGATCCACCAGCTCGCCCTCGAGCGAGATCCCCTGACCATGGATGATGTCGAACTCGCACTGCTTGAACGGGGGTGCCAGCTTGTTCTTCACGACCTTGGCCTTGGTCCGGCTGCCGTGGACGTCGTCGCCGTCCTTGAGGGAGGCGATCCGGCGGATGTCTATCCTGACGCTCGAGTAGAACTTGAGGGCCCGCCCGCCGGTGGTGGTCTCGGGGTTCCCGAACATCACGCCGATCTGCATCCTGATCTGGTTGATGAAGATCACGGAGCAGTTGGACCTGGAGACCGCTCCGGTGAGTTTGCGCAGGGCCTGCGACATGAGTCTGGCCTGCAGGCCCACGTGGGAGTCGCCCATCTCGCCCTCGAGCTCGGCCTTGGGGACCAGGGCGGCCACGGAGTCTATGCAGATCGCATCCACCGCGTTGCTGCGCACCAGCATCTCGGTTATCTCGAGCGCCTGTTCGCCGCTTGAAGGCTGGGAGACGAGCAGCTTGTCGACGTTCAGGCCGATCTTGCCGGCATAGATGGGGTCGAGCGCGTGCTCGGCGTCGATGAAGGCGGCCTCGCCGCCCATCCTCTGGGCATTCGCGAGGATGTGCATCGCCAGGGTGGTCTTGCCCGAGGACTCCGCCCCGTAGATCTCCGTTATCCTGCCCTTGGGGATGCCGCCGATCCCCAGGGCCGCATCGAGGGCCAGGGAGCCGGTCGGGATGGTGTCGACCTGGACTATCTCGTTCTCCCCCAGGCGCATGATCGAGCCCTGCCCGAACTGCTTCTGGATCTGCATGAAGGCAGCCTGCAGCGCCTTCTGCTTCTCGTCAGCCGGATTCTCCCTTGCCATGTGTCCCGCCTTTCACTCGCCCGGTTGTCTGACAACGCTCCCGAGCTGTCACCACCGGGCGGTGGATTTCATATCACGCGCCCTGGAGCTGGATGCCCCCGACTCTTCGATATACCGGACCCGACCGGGTAAGCTCGCTGTCGTAGAGGACGACCTCCTCGAAGATACCCTCCCACGGACCGGGTGCCGCCAGTTCCACCGGCCCGCCGTACCCGCCCCTGCGGGCGACGGAGACGTGGGGGACGAACCCGGCCGCATGCCCCGTGCGGCCGGCGTCGTCGGGAAGGCAGGCGAACCGCCCCGCCAGAGCGCGGACCCAGTCCGGGAACCCGCCGCCCAGCCAGTACACACCAGGGAGTTTCCTACCATTGCCGAAGGCCCCGCAAGTGGACAGCATGAATGATCTGTCCCCGACGGGCTCCGGGAATGCCGTACGCAGGGATTCGAGCGCCGGCGCAGGATCGACGGCGCCCAGGAACCTGAGCGTGACGTGAGCCTGCTCCGGATCGACCCACCTGAGCTCCGGGAACCTGACCCTGTGGGCCGCGATGTAGTCCGAGAGCGGCCGCCGGACCGGGCCGGGCAGCGGAAGGGCCAGGAACAGCCTCAATCCTCATCCTCCGCCAGCAGCCCGAGCAGGAGCCCCATGGCGCAGGTGCATGCGGCATCGCGAACGGTGGCCCTGGTGCCCCCGAACCTGAAGGCCCGCACCTCGTGCCTGCCGCCTGCGATCGCCGCTATCCAGACCGTGCCCACGGGCTTCTCCGGCGAATCCCCTCCGGGCCCCGCTATCCCCGTCACGGCCAGGGCCGCGTCCG
This window harbors:
- the rpsB gene encoding 30S ribosomal protein S2; protein product: MKIPSTPEMLEAGVHFGHQVKRWNPAMKPFIFMARGGIHIIDLEKTRSTLEEAVNLVTRTISSGKSVLFVATKKQGRECVREHAERCGQHSMTERWLGGTLTNFATVRKSVLRLEELEAFEKDGSAARFTKRELLQKSREQEKLAKYLSGIRSMRDLPGAVIVVDIKKEHIAVLESKRLGIPCIGLVDTNCNPHEVDYPIPANDDAIKSISLLVGTLADACLLGNEGRDPVRAAGRPAEAEGKEETE
- the recA gene encoding recombinase RecA — encoded protein: MARENPADEKQKALQAAFMQIQKQFGQGSIMRLGENEIVQVDTIPTGSLALDAALGIGGIPKGRITEIYGAESSGKTTLAMHILANAQRMGGEAAFIDAEHALDPIYAGKIGLNVDKLLVSQPSSGEQALEITEMLVRSNAVDAICIDSVAALVPKAELEGEMGDSHVGLQARLMSQALRKLTGAVSRSNCSVIFINQIRMQIGVMFGNPETTTGGRALKFYSSVRIDIRRIASLKDGDDVHGSRTKAKVVKNKLAPPFKQCEFDIIHGQGISLEGELVDLGLEKNLLQRRGTWYSYGDLQIGQGRENSRKFLEENREVASKLENELRKLYELPLRSDAAPVKAPAAAPAPGKAAAPES
- the rpsI gene encoding 30S ribosomal protein S9; translation: MQEQYIGVGRRKTATARCYLRPGRGLVVINHREPAEFFCDLWQLEHALEPLDIVKGRESFDLVINVAGGGLTGQAGAIRLGIARAFVSMNPEFRHSLKSQGMLSRDPREVERKKYGQKKARKRFQFSKR
- the rplM gene encoding 50S ribosomal protein L13, which translates into the protein MKTYSAREGEVERRWFVVDAEGQTLGRLASHLAVVLQGKNKPVYTRHIDTGDFVVVINADKMNYTGTKVEQKVYYRHTRYPGGQKATTLKVMAEKHPDRVLRLAVWGMLPKNILGRAMLRKLKIYSGPVHPHAAQKPEPLDARA
- the thpR gene encoding RNA 2',3'-cyclic phosphodiesterase, with translation MRLFLALPLPGPVRRPLSDYIAAHRVRFPELRWVDPEQAHVTLRFLGAVDPAPALESLRTAFPEPVGDRSFMLSTCGAFGNGRKLPGVYWLGGGFPDWVRALAGRFACLPDDAGRTGHAAGFVPHVSVARRGGYGGPVELAAPGPWEGIFEEVVLYDSELTRSGPVYRRVGGIQLQGA
- a CDS encoding translation elongation factor Ts; amino-acid sequence: MNIDASMVKELRQISGGGVLDCKKALEETGGNMDEALKLLRERGLKVAAKKAERETHEGTVSAYLHNGGRIGVLVEVNCETDFVARTAEFQTFCRQVAMQIAAFEPVAVSREDIPPETVEGEKEIYRAQLRETGKPEAIIEKIVEGRLEKYFEEACLLDQEWIHDASAGKVADVRKALVAKIGENVVIRRFARFQIGS
- a CDS encoding regulatory protein RecX, whose protein sequence is MALPSRECGELGVEPGAEVDWEGLSAEAARLQAGPAGDDAARYLSTSERTAKSLASYLARRGYLPEVASSVVSRFVENRWVDDERFARLFAESRPDLGRAGLGRELVKRGVPAAVAARVSGERSDWESAGGLISLLRRRYGGLPKEAALRRALGFLARRGFSGAEAWRAAREALGGGDSDEGS
- a CDS encoding YkvA family protein, with the protein product MGRSNSEPDPMTREEMLEKAGMVTREDMELVLDNAEEIERKSSRGPLAAVLGDVKMLVSLVRDFISGRYRTIPRWIAGAAAVALLYVLNPFDVVPDVIPFLGYVDDAFVIGLCLSMVRKDLVKYAAWKESPGRA